A stretch of Kaistella flava (ex Peng et al. 2021) DNA encodes these proteins:
- a CDS encoding DUF5686 family protein yields MKKHIVILFSFLGLFFFGQSKITVLKTGERTPISNASIFCKGKLLGKTNIDGTLTFKTKCEKVEVKATGFYEDEAVVDKVMELGLSKTDPKTQSIEGVTISDKSDPRALAILQKVNNNFKNNSPHSLDSYSFKSYEKISFDFDEDSIKQYNQYLTHRLDSLKLVPTKTQSAEQKKDSLEKLNVMKLMTQSKLFLWERASEYLYSKKYGEKVNILDNRVAGLKQPVYEMLALRSNRNKIPKEIQEENRTLYRYFLTDSIEIDGRKNYVIRFRQADYKNPIQKRKFNGYIYVDAATYGLKKIESNSKKKSEGSITSIWQPIDNKWFLLKENFKIKMGSTVFDEKQKDKKSKDNSEEKLKKKFGNYVFVMADYFDFKTSINENKKDFTGYSMSVKNSDGDVLEKYRTDSLTERERMTYTKIDSVGKKYNLDQKLNVLTGFTKGKIRVGNVDFDVLQMLKYNQYEGFRLGIAAKMNEKFNKYISPDAYIAYGFKDGEWKYGAGIDLKTTLDKTSYFRAEYYNDVDAAGRFPENLWNFKMKINNSGVDLHNDRFYHLKGFKLSYENDLSNALTVRVSAKRDQEEAKFDYNYNNLGNSFENFATQLTLKYSPNSKSMMTPSGKLTYEQNYPEFYFNYEQGIKTLGGDFDYSRFDFLVQHSFKTKIGVTGIRVYTGLVTGNAPIWHQYAINGLGSGNSTLNFNLTSYLGFATMEGGKYYNDKFVGYYLTHRVPFYFSTFGKKISSFDMVYRGITGDMKNTAIHQFEFEKLNHFYQEIGLEANNFLGSPFNLGFFYRVGYYATPTFKENFAIQLKLNFLGF; encoded by the coding sequence ATGAAAAAACATATTGTAATTCTCTTTTCATTTCTAGGTCTTTTCTTCTTTGGTCAATCTAAAATAACCGTTTTAAAAACTGGAGAAAGAACGCCAATTTCAAATGCATCTATTTTTTGCAAAGGCAAACTCTTGGGTAAAACCAATATTGATGGGACTTTAACCTTTAAAACAAAATGTGAAAAAGTAGAAGTAAAAGCAACTGGATTTTATGAAGACGAAGCCGTAGTTGATAAAGTGATGGAATTGGGTCTTTCTAAAACAGATCCTAAAACGCAATCGATCGAAGGAGTGACCATTTCTGATAAAAGCGATCCGCGCGCTTTGGCTATTTTGCAGAAAGTAAATAACAATTTTAAAAATAATTCTCCCCACAGTTTAGATTCTTATTCTTTTAAATCTTACGAAAAAATCTCGTTTGACTTCGATGAAGACAGTATTAAACAGTACAATCAATATTTAACTCATCGTCTGGACTCATTGAAATTAGTTCCGACAAAAACGCAATCTGCCGAGCAAAAGAAAGATTCGCTGGAAAAGTTGAATGTGATGAAATTGATGACGCAGAGCAAATTATTTCTTTGGGAAAGAGCCTCAGAATATTTGTACTCCAAAAAATACGGTGAAAAAGTGAACATTTTAGATAATCGTGTTGCAGGTTTGAAACAACCAGTTTATGAAATGCTGGCTTTACGCTCTAACAGAAATAAAATCCCGAAAGAAATCCAAGAGGAAAACAGAACACTTTATCGCTACTTTTTAACAGATAGTATTGAGATAGACGGTAGAAAAAATTATGTCATTCGCTTTCGACAGGCAGATTATAAAAACCCAATTCAGAAGAGGAAATTCAATGGTTATATTTATGTCGATGCAGCAACTTATGGTCTGAAAAAAATCGAGAGTAACAGTAAGAAAAAAAGCGAAGGTTCTATCACAAGTATTTGGCAACCAATTGACAACAAGTGGTTTTTGCTTAAAGAAAACTTTAAAATAAAAATGGGATCCACCGTTTTCGATGAAAAGCAAAAGGACAAAAAAAGCAAGGATAATTCTGAAGAAAAACTGAAGAAAAAATTTGGAAACTACGTTTTCGTTATGGCAGATTATTTCGATTTTAAAACTTCAATCAATGAGAATAAAAAGGACTTCACTGGCTATTCGATGTCAGTGAAAAATTCTGATGGTGATGTTCTTGAGAAATATAGAACAGATTCGCTCACCGAACGTGAGAGAATGACTTACACCAAGATTGACAGTGTTGGAAAAAAATATAATCTGGATCAAAAACTGAATGTTTTAACTGGTTTCACTAAAGGAAAAATTAGAGTCGGAAATGTAGATTTCGATGTGCTTCAAATGCTAAAGTATAATCAGTACGAAGGATTTCGATTGGGAATAGCTGCAAAAATGAATGAGAAATTCAATAAATACATTTCTCCCGATGCGTATATCGCTTACGGATTCAAGGATGGTGAGTGGAAATACGGTGCTGGAATTGATCTTAAAACGACTTTAGATAAGACTTCCTATTTCCGTGCTGAATACTATAATGATGTTGATGCGGCGGGAAGATTTCCTGAAAATCTCTGGAACTTTAAAATGAAGATTAACAATTCTGGAGTTGATCTACACAACGACCGATTTTATCATTTAAAAGGTTTTAAACTTTCTTATGAAAACGATTTATCAAATGCTTTAACTGTAAGAGTTTCTGCAAAAAGAGATCAGGAAGAAGCGAAATTTGATTATAATTATAACAATCTGGGAAATAGCTTTGAAAACTTTGCAACGCAATTGACGTTGAAATATTCGCCGAATTCAAAAAGTATGATGACGCCGTCCGGAAAACTGACTTACGAACAGAACTATCCTGAATTTTATTTCAACTATGAACAGGGAATAAAAACGTTAGGCGGAGACTTCGACTATAGTAGATTTGACTTTTTAGTTCAACACAGTTTCAAAACAAAAATCGGGGTTACAGGTATTCGTGTTTATACTGGTTTAGTTACTGGTAACGCTCCGATCTGGCATCAGTACGCAATTAATGGTTTAGGAAGTGGAAATAGCACTTTGAATTTCAACCTTACTTCTTACCTCGGTTTTGCGACCATGGAAGGTGGGAAATATTATAATGACAAGTTTGTTGGTTATTATTTAACACACCGAGTTCCGTTTTATTTCAGCACATTTGGGAAGAAAATCTCCAGTTTCGATATGGTTTATCGGGGAATTACCGGCGATATGAAAAACACCGCAATTCATCAATTTGAGTTCGAGAAACTCAATCACTTTTATCAGGAAATAGGTTTAGAAGCCAATAACTTTTTAGGAAGTCCTTTCAATTTAGGATTCTTTTACCGTGTTGGTTATTACGCAACTCCAACTTTTAAAGAAAATTTCGCCATACAATTAAAACTCAATTTTTTAGGATTTTAG
- the recG gene encoding ATP-dependent DNA helicase RecG: protein MTLETSIEFLKGIGPERAKFIKNVLGFTTLEDFLTFYPLRYIDKSIVHKIGNLKADLEAEIQLKGRITDIQEVAYGKGQKRLTAKFRDDSGTLDLVWFRYSKWMKEQIPLNLEIFVFGKINEFNGLFSMPHPEIEVDEKKALSGTLLPIYPGSEKLSKRGLNNKFFQTVIADIVKNLPNLVSENLPDSLLKSLNLIGRIPALYNIHFPKDLVHFQHAENRVKFEEAFFFQLGYGLKKQHHKATVIGNPFPKIGENFNEFYNNYIPFELTNAQKRVLKEIRTDMKRPIQMNRLLQGDVGSGKTMVALLSMLIALDNNFQSCLMAPTEILAQQHFHSIQELLEKTDIKVRLLTGSTKTSDRKIIHQELLSGELSILIGTHAVLEDVVQFKNLGLAIIDEQHRFGVAQRARLWAKNKIAPHILVMTATPIPRTLAMSFYSDLDVSVIDELPVGRKTIITAHRREKDRLSIFRFAKDEIEKGRQIYFVYPLIEESETLDYKNLLENFDHILEFYEGFNVTMLHGRMKPAEKEAAMQYFASGKAHIMVATTVIEVGVNVPNASVMIIESAERFGLSQLHQLRGRVGRGAEQSYCILVTSDKLSSDSRTRMKTMVETNDGFKISEVDMKLRGPGDILGTQQSGVVDFKKLDLIADGKIIKVAKSTVEKLLENDPHLEHSENFELRTYYAKQYKGKNKWGRIS from the coding sequence TTGACTTTAGAAACTTCCATCGAATTTTTAAAGGGAATCGGTCCCGAACGAGCCAAATTCATTAAAAATGTTTTAGGATTTACGACCTTAGAAGATTTTCTAACCTTCTACCCTTTGCGCTATATCGATAAAAGTATCGTTCATAAAATTGGGAATTTAAAAGCAGACCTTGAGGCTGAAATTCAATTGAAAGGAAGAATAACCGACATTCAGGAAGTTGCGTATGGCAAAGGTCAAAAAAGGTTAACCGCCAAATTTCGTGATGATTCCGGAACGCTGGATTTAGTTTGGTTTCGATATTCCAAATGGATGAAAGAACAAATCCCATTAAATCTTGAAATTTTCGTCTTTGGTAAAATCAATGAATTCAACGGACTATTTTCAATGCCGCACCCAGAAATTGAAGTTGATGAAAAGAAAGCGCTGTCAGGAACACTTTTACCCATTTATCCAGGTAGTGAAAAACTCTCGAAACGTGGTTTGAACAACAAATTCTTTCAAACCGTAATTGCTGATATTGTTAAAAACTTGCCCAATTTAGTTTCTGAAAACCTTCCCGATTCTTTACTGAAAAGTTTGAATTTAATCGGAAGAATTCCGGCTTTATACAATATTCATTTTCCTAAAGATTTGGTTCATTTTCAACATGCCGAAAACAGAGTTAAATTTGAAGAAGCTTTTTTCTTTCAGTTAGGTTATGGTTTAAAAAAGCAACATCATAAAGCCACGGTTATCGGGAATCCTTTTCCAAAAATTGGTGAAAATTTCAACGAGTTTTACAACAACTATATTCCGTTTGAACTGACTAATGCTCAGAAAAGAGTTTTAAAGGAAATCCGAACCGATATGAAAAGACCGATTCAGATGAACCGACTTCTTCAAGGGGATGTAGGTTCCGGAAAAACAATGGTTGCCTTACTTTCAATGTTAATTGCTCTGGATAATAATTTTCAAAGCTGCCTGATGGCACCAACCGAAATCTTGGCACAACAACATTTTCATTCTATTCAGGAGCTTTTAGAGAAAACAGATATTAAAGTCCGCTTATTAACCGGTTCTACCAAAACTTCGGACAGAAAAATCATTCATCAGGAACTTCTGAGCGGTGAACTTTCCATTCTAATTGGAACGCATGCAGTTCTAGAAGATGTCGTACAATTCAAAAATTTAGGACTGGCCATTATTGACGAACAACATCGATTTGGAGTCGCACAACGTGCGAGATTATGGGCGAAAAACAAAATTGCTCCACATATTCTGGTAATGACTGCAACGCCTATTCCACGGACTTTAGCGATGAGTTTCTACAGTGATTTAGATGTTTCTGTTATTGATGAATTGCCGGTCGGAAGAAAAACAATTATTACCGCTCACCGACGTGAAAAAGATCGTTTGTCGATTTTCCGATTTGCCAAAGATGAGATTGAAAAAGGCCGACAGATTTATTTCGTTTATCCTTTAATTGAAGAATCAGAAACTTTAGATTATAAAAATTTACTGGAAAATTTCGACCACATCCTGGAGTTTTACGAAGGCTTTAATGTAACGATGCTTCACGGCAGAATGAAACCTGCGGAGAAAGAAGCTGCCATGCAATATTTCGCCTCAGGAAAAGCCCATATTATGGTTGCTACAACGGTTATTGAAGTTGGTGTAAATGTTCCCAACGCTTCAGTTATGATTATTGAAAGTGCGGAACGATTTGGCTTGTCACAACTTCATCAACTTCGCGGGAGAGTTGGCCGTGGCGCTGAGCAGAGTTATTGTATTCTGGTCACTTCCGACAAACTTTCAAGTGACAGCCGAACCAGAATGAAAACCATGGTCGAAACGAACGATGGTTTTAAAATTTCTGAAGTCGATATGAAACTACGCGGTCCCGGTGATATTCTGGGAACGCAACAAAGTGGTGTTGTCGATTTTAAAAAACTCGATTTAATTGCAGACGGAAAAATCATCAAAGTGGCAAAGTCAACGGTTGAAAAATTACTCGAAAATGATCCGCATTTAGAGCATTCCGAAAATTTTGAATTAAGAACGTACTACGCTAAGCAATATAAAGGGAAAAATAAATGGGGACGGATTTCTTAA
- a CDS encoding thioredoxin family protein has protein sequence MKKITLLFSLLITFLASSQVKWMTLEEAINAQKIVPKKILINFYTDWCAPCKVMDKNTYNQPVIAAYLNENYYPVKFNAERKEKVTVFGRTFVNSDLEAGKKKNAMHDFTKYMNVNAIPSAVFLDEAGNPITILQGALSAKELEPYIPFIANNEFKKINTRAQWENYQKKFKSSIKD, from the coding sequence ATGAAAAAAATCACGCTTTTATTCTCTCTTTTAATAACATTTCTGGCTTCCTCACAAGTCAAATGGATGACGTTGGAAGAAGCGATTAATGCTCAAAAAATAGTTCCAAAAAAAATACTGATTAATTTCTATACCGATTGGTGTGCTCCGTGTAAGGTAATGGACAAAAACACCTATAACCAACCAGTGATTGCTGCTTATTTAAATGAGAACTATTATCCCGTAAAATTTAATGCAGAACGAAAAGAAAAAGTCACCGTTTTTGGCAGAACATTTGTCAATTCAGATTTAGAAGCTGGCAAGAAAAAAAACGCGATGCATGATTTCACTAAATACATGAATGTCAATGCAATACCATCCGCTGTTTTCTTAGATGAAGCTGGAAATCCAATCACCATTTTACAAGGTGCCTTGAGTGCAAAAGAATTAGAGCCTTATATTCCGTTCATCGCAAACAACGAATTCAAGAAGATTAATACCCGTGCACAATGGGAAAATTATCAAAAGAAATTTAAATCAAGCATTAAAGATTAA
- a CDS encoding peptide MFS transporter, protein MNLTLEQIQDFKGKYPKQIWSLFFSEMWERFCFYGMRGMLVFFMISQLNLGEKEANLQYGATQAFVYAFTFVGGLFADKILGFRKSLFWGGFLMIIGSLILASNGFTLLSGISRFNFFLGISFTVVGTGFFKPNISTMVGKLYKKGDNRTDAGFSLFYAGINLGALLGGYLCIAIGKGELLSHLIPEGLHWNVAFGLAAVVMVISLVNFIFTQRRLGPIGLQPLKMLKNGQEVAMERWKEYGVYALSLLFIPMIMVMVAKTQYTDYFMYAVGPLTLLYLFFEMSKVNKSERNKLLAALVFILFSIVFWGIYEQSGGSLSIFAAHNLNNDLLGLDPNGVNNSGGAFFILLVAVPIGLLWIWLSKKKLEPNTIIKFGLGFLFLGLGFYAIYATKFFANAAGITSLSLFTIALFIITIGEMCLSPIGLSIMTKLSTQKLQGMMMGMWFLASAYGQYVAGLIGANMATARAGASNIEKLQAYTSGYKDLGLYAVIAGVILILISPLVKKLMQEVR, encoded by the coding sequence ATGAATCTTACTCTCGAACAAATTCAGGATTTCAAAGGAAAATATCCTAAACAAATTTGGTCACTCTTTTTCTCAGAAATGTGGGAACGTTTCTGTTTCTACGGAATGCGAGGAATGCTTGTATTCTTCATGATTTCTCAATTAAATTTAGGCGAAAAAGAAGCCAATTTACAATACGGAGCAACACAGGCTTTTGTTTACGCCTTCACTTTTGTAGGCGGTTTGTTTGCTGATAAAATTTTAGGATTTCGAAAATCTTTATTTTGGGGAGGTTTTTTAATGATTATCGGCAGTTTGATTTTAGCAAGTAACGGATTTACTTTACTTTCAGGTATTTCACGATTCAATTTCTTTCTAGGAATTTCATTTACCGTTGTAGGAACCGGGTTCTTTAAACCAAACATTTCTACGATGGTTGGAAAACTTTACAAAAAAGGCGACAATCGTACCGATGCTGGTTTTTCACTCTTTTATGCAGGTATTAATTTAGGAGCTTTACTCGGTGGTTACCTTTGTATCGCCATCGGAAAAGGTGAATTACTTTCTCATTTAATCCCAGAAGGACTTCATTGGAACGTTGCTTTCGGTTTAGCAGCAGTTGTAATGGTTATCAGTTTAGTTAATTTTATTTTCACTCAAAGAAGATTAGGCCCGATTGGACTTCAACCATTGAAAATGTTAAAAAATGGACAAGAAGTAGCCATGGAAAGATGGAAAGAATATGGTGTTTACGCCCTATCTTTACTCTTCATTCCGATGATTATGGTAATGGTTGCAAAAACACAATACACCGATTATTTCATGTACGCTGTTGGACCACTAACATTGCTTTATTTATTCTTTGAAATGTCTAAAGTGAATAAATCAGAAAGAAATAAACTTTTAGCTGCTTTAGTTTTCATCCTTTTTTCCATCGTATTTTGGGGAATTTATGAACAAAGTGGAGGTTCGCTAAGTATCTTTGCTGCTCATAATTTAAATAATGATTTACTAGGTTTAGATCCAAATGGAGTAAATAATTCCGGAGGTGCTTTTTTCATTTTATTAGTTGCAGTACCAATTGGTTTACTTTGGATCTGGTTAAGTAAAAAGAAATTAGAACCGAACACGATTATTAAATTCGGTTTAGGTTTTCTATTCCTTGGTTTAGGTTTTTACGCAATTTATGCCACGAAATTTTTCGCAAATGCAGCGGGTATTACTTCTTTAAGTTTATTTACCATCGCACTCTTTATTATTACAATTGGGGAAATGTGTCTCTCACCAATCGGTCTTTCGATTATGACGAAACTTTCTACCCAAAAATTACAGGGAATGATGATGGGAATGTGGTTCTTGGCTTCTGCTTACGGGCAGTATGTTGCGGGACTTATTGGCGCCAATATGGCAACTGCCAGAGCAGGTGCTTCCAATATAGAAAAATTACAAGCTTATACTTCAGGTTACAAAGATTTAGGTTTATATGCCGTAATCGCTGGGGTTATTTTAATACTAATTTCGCCTTTAGTTAAAAAATTGATGCAGGAAGTGCGATAA
- a CDS encoding YhcG family protein — MEISEDSLFLSVKQIISQSREKVFRIANSTLLLTYWQIGQLIVEDEQKDQERATYGKYTLKNLSQKLSLEFGKGFDYTNLSNMRKFYQSFPIVDAVRQQLTWTHYRMLLKIDSVKKINYYIDESIQNNWSSRDLKRQINSLAYERVLEHKKSPIENIHSLLKDPYIFEFLGLKPDEKISEKEIETGIIDHIQKFLLEFGKGFAFVARQQHISSHSSDFYIDLVFYNYILKCFVIIDLKTGELSHQDIGQIDMYVRMYDDFKRNEGDNPTIGILLCSEKDETIVKYSVLNDKNNLFASKYLLYVPEEELKQLIEQYRIRFELEQRDKK, encoded by the coding sequence ATGGAAATCTCCGAAGATTCTTTGTTTCTATCCGTAAAGCAGATTATTAGCCAGTCGCGCGAAAAGGTATTTCGAATCGCGAATTCTACTTTATTGCTAACTTATTGGCAAATCGGGCAGCTTATTGTTGAAGACGAACAGAAAGACCAAGAAAGAGCCACCTACGGAAAATACACTTTAAAAAATCTCTCACAGAAATTGTCTTTAGAATTCGGAAAAGGTTTTGATTATACCAACCTTTCCAATATGCGTAAGTTTTACCAATCATTTCCAATTGTTGACGCAGTGCGTCAACAATTAACTTGGACCCATTACAGAATGTTATTAAAAATTGATTCAGTTAAAAAAATCAATTATTATATTGATGAATCTATTCAAAACAATTGGAGTTCAAGAGATTTAAAACGCCAAATAAATTCTTTGGCATACGAAAGAGTTTTAGAGCATAAAAAATCACCAATAGAAAACATTCACAGTTTATTAAAAGATCCTTATATTTTTGAGTTTTTAGGCCTTAAACCTGATGAAAAAATTTCAGAAAAAGAAATTGAAACAGGAATTATCGATCATATTCAAAAATTTCTGCTGGAATTTGGGAAAGGATTTGCCTTTGTAGCAAGACAGCAACATATTTCTAGTCATAGCTCAGATTTTTATATAGACCTTGTTTTTTACAACTATATATTAAAATGTTTTGTCATTATCGATTTAAAAACGGGCGAACTTTCTCATCAAGATATCGGGCAAATTGATATGTATGTAAGAATGTATGACGATTTTAAACGTAATGAAGGTGATAATCCGACAATCGGAATTTTATTGTGTTCGGAAAAAGATGAAACAATTGTTAAATATTCCGTACTCAACGACAAAAATAATCTTTTCGCCAGCAAATATCTATTATACGTTCCAGAAGAAGAATTAAAACAACTTATTGAGCAATATCGAATTCGTTTTGAATTGGAGCAACGTGATAAAAAATAA
- a CDS encoding peptide MFS transporter yields the protein MDTTQPQQGHPKGLYTLFFTEMWERFSYYGMRALLTIFLTAELATGGFGLNRAESLSVYGVFTALVYLTPILGGWFADKLLGQRKSILIGGLVMAIGQFILAASASVDLLGDVETRKHFFYLGLGVLILGNGFFKPNISTIVGDLYDNDDPRKDGAFTIFYMGINIGAFLSPFVAGTLGEKVGWPYGYFAAGLGMLLGVLWFYARRNTLGDKGLPPGYKEKGITDLIGKDWRDIILYTIGNVAFVFLVMFIWNNTSDIIHTIMVWVLGIAGVGFIGMSIFKGTNGSTEWTRVFVILILAFFNIVFWAGFEQAGGTFNLFAQENTDRVVGGFEIPTTWFQNINPIVIVTLAPLFSILWVKLAAKRLNPRTPIKFAMAMFVGAFAFFIMTQAQNSADAGNIVSPMWLVVVYALLTVGELMLSPIGLSMVTKLSPGNITSIMMGVWMASFALGNYLAATLEQILTTYDFALYPFITYLMLASGACLLLLSPLLNKFMKGIH from the coding sequence ATGGACACTACACAGCCTCAACAAGGTCATCCAAAAGGATTATACACCTTGTTCTTTACTGAAATGTGGGAGCGTTTTTCCTATTATGGAATGCGTGCCCTATTAACAATTTTCTTAACCGCAGAATTAGCAACGGGAGGTTTCGGCCTAAACCGTGCTGAATCATTATCAGTTTACGGTGTTTTCACCGCTTTAGTTTACCTGACTCCAATTTTGGGTGGTTGGTTTGCTGATAAACTTTTAGGTCAAAGAAAATCAATCCTAATTGGTGGTTTGGTAATGGCGATTGGTCAATTCATTTTAGCAGCGAGTGCTTCTGTAGATTTATTAGGTGATGTGGAAACTAGAAAACACTTTTTCTATTTAGGATTAGGAGTGTTGATTCTAGGAAATGGATTCTTTAAACCAAACATTTCAACCATCGTTGGAGATTTATATGATAACGATGATCCAAGAAAAGATGGTGCATTTACCATTTTCTACATGGGTATTAATATTGGTGCTTTCCTTTCTCCTTTTGTTGCTGGTACTTTAGGCGAAAAAGTAGGTTGGCCTTACGGTTACTTCGCTGCAGGTTTAGGAATGCTTTTAGGCGTTCTTTGGTTTTATGCACGTAGAAATACTTTAGGAGATAAAGGGCTTCCACCAGGATATAAAGAAAAAGGAATTACTGATTTAATAGGTAAAGACTGGAGAGACATTATTCTTTATACTATTGGAAATGTGGCTTTCGTATTTTTGGTAATGTTCATTTGGAACAATACCTCAGATATTATTCACACCATTATGGTTTGGGTATTAGGTATTGCAGGTGTTGGATTTATCGGGATGTCTATTTTTAAAGGAACAAATGGATCAACAGAATGGACCAGAGTCTTTGTAATCCTTATTCTAGCCTTCTTCAACATTGTTTTCTGGGCTGGTTTCGAACAGGCAGGAGGAACATTTAATCTTTTCGCACAAGAAAATACAGACAGAGTTGTTGGTGGTTTTGAAATCCCGACTACTTGGTTCCAAAACATTAACCCTATTGTAATTGTGACCTTGGCTCCTCTATTTTCTATCTTATGGGTAAAATTGGCGGCCAAAAGACTGAATCCAAGAACTCCAATTAAATTTGCGATGGCGATGTTCGTTGGAGCATTTGCGTTCTTCATTATGACTCAGGCACAAAACAGTGCAGATGCTGGGAATATTGTTAGCCCAATGTGGTTGGTAGTTGTTTACGCGCTTTTAACGGTAGGAGAATTAATGTTATCACCAATCGGACTTTCGATGGTAACCAAACTTTCACCAGGTAATATTACTTCAATTATGATGGGTGTTTGGATGGCGAGTTTCGCTTTAGGAAACTATCTTGCAGCAACTTTGGAGCAAATTTTAACCACTTACGATTTTGCTTTATATCCTTTTATCACGTATTTGATGTTGGCTTCGGGAGCATGTTTATTATTGCTTTCACCACTTTTAAATAAATTTATGAAAGGTATTCACTAA
- a CDS encoding peptide MFS transporter, producing the protein MDELEALNSSNELINEPKTKHPKGLWVLFGTEMWERFNFYGMRALLTLFMVNSLLMKEGDVTIIYGGFLALCYLTPMLGGFIADRFLGNRYCIIVGGTLMAVGQFLMFMSASTFDSNLSSAQMLMWVALGVIIFGNGFFKPNISSMVGSLYPKQEKSKLDSAFTIFYMGINLGAFLGQFICPFLGDVKDAGGIRDIHAFKWGFLAASIAMVIGTLTFVLLKNKYVVTPEGRPIGGLPSQNTAEDFEEGESQTANFTGKSIGIAVAIFVLTFFGFQYLFVDKIGFGSVGMGEFVKAVIYPFIYSMGLALAYLIMSATENKVERDRIWVIYIVSFFIIFFWAAFEQAGSSLTFIADNQTDRDILGWNMPPSMVQIFNGLFIVVLAVPFSMLWDKLRANKKEPVSPLKQAIGLGLIALSYLIIAYNVKDLGNTGLLAVKWLILLYLIQTMGELCLSPIGLSLVGKLAPKRFASLLFGVFFIANAAGYALSGILGSILPATGDKFLKAKELGINLQDVLDKKITLTADQLSLLDKEQISIVYNSFAGFEIHNLFEFFMVFVILCGIAGAILALISPILKKMMHGVN; encoded by the coding sequence ATGGACGAGCTAGAAGCATTAAACTCGAGTAACGAACTTATAAACGAACCAAAAACGAAGCATCCGAAAGGTTTGTGGGTACTTTTTGGCACAGAAATGTGGGAGCGTTTCAACTTCTATGGAATGCGCGCTTTGTTGACGCTTTTTATGGTGAACTCGCTGTTAATGAAAGAAGGAGATGTTACCATTATATACGGTGGATTTTTGGCCCTTTGTTATCTTACCCCAATGCTTGGTGGTTTTATTGCAGACCGATTTTTGGGAAATAGATATTGTATTATTGTTGGAGGAACATTGATGGCAGTTGGACAATTTCTGATGTTTATGAGTGCTTCAACATTCGACTCCAATTTAAGTTCGGCACAAATGCTGATGTGGGTCGCTTTGGGAGTGATTATTTTCGGAAATGGTTTCTTTAAACCAAATATTTCTTCGATGGTAGGAAGTCTATATCCAAAACAGGAAAAATCAAAATTGGATTCCGCTTTTACCATTTTTTACATGGGAATTAACTTAGGAGCATTTTTGGGTCAGTTTATTTGTCCTTTTTTAGGAGATGTAAAAGATGCAGGTGGAATAAGAGATATTCACGCATTCAAATGGGGCTTTTTAGCAGCTTCTATAGCAATGGTAATCGGAACACTTACTTTTGTATTACTTAAAAATAAATACGTTGTAACACCAGAAGGAAGACCAATTGGTGGACTACCAAGCCAAAATACCGCAGAAGATTTTGAAGAAGGTGAATCTCAAACAGCTAATTTCACTGGAAAATCAATCGGTATTGCGGTAGCAATTTTCGTATTAACATTCTTTGGATTTCAATATTTATTTGTAGATAAAATCGGATTTGGTTCTGTCGGAATGGGAGAATTTGTGAAAGCAGTTATTTATCCATTCATCTATTCTATGGGACTTGCGTTGGCTTATTTAATTATGTCTGCAACCGAAAATAAAGTAGAGAGAGACAGAATTTGGGTAATTTATATCGTATCATTTTTCATCATTTTCTTCTGGGCTGCTTTCGAACAGGCAGGTTCATCTTTAACATTTATTGCAGATAACCAAACTGACCGAGATATTTTAGGTTGGAACATGCCTCCATCAATGGTTCAGATTTTTAATGGTTTATTCATTGTGGTTTTAGCAGTTCCATTCAGTATGCTTTGGGACAAATTAAGAGCAAATAAAAAAGAACCAGTTTCCCCTTTAAAACAAGCAATTGGACTTGGTTTAATCGCCTTAAGTTATTTAATTATCGCTTACAATGTAAAAGATTTAGGAAATACAGGACTGCTTGCAGTGAAATGGTTGATTTTACTTTATTTAATCCAGACCATGGGAGAACTTTGTTTATCTCCAATCGGATTATCTTTGGTTGGTAAATTAGCACCAAAAAGATTTGCCTCCCTTTTATTTGGTGTATTCTTTATTGCCAATGCTGCAGGATACGCTCTTTCAGGAATTTTAGGTTCAATATTACCTGCGACTGGAGACAAATTCCTAAAGGCTAAAGAATTAGGCATCAATCTTCAAGATGTATTAGATAAAAAAATTACATTAACTGCAGATCAACTATCTCTTCTTGATAAAGAGCAAATTTCAATTGTTTACAATAGTTTCGCTGGATTTGAAATTCATAATTTATTTGAATTCTTCATGGTATTTGTAATTCTTTGTGGAATTGCAGGAGCAATTTTAGCACTTATATCTCCGATTTTGAAAAAAATGATGCACGGCGTAAATTAA